From one Melioribacteraceae bacterium genomic stretch:
- the rpsO gene encoding 30S ribosomal protein S15, translating into MSLTKEKKQELIKKFGKSENDSGTAEVQIAILTQRINELTEHFGKHSKDHASRRGLMKMVGKRRRLLDYLTKKDIERYRAIIKELNIRK; encoded by the coding sequence ATGTCTTTAACAAAAGAAAAGAAACAAGAATTAATTAAAAAATTCGGTAAATCAGAAAACGACAGCGGAACAGCCGAAGTGCAGATTGCTATTCTTACACAAAGAATAAATGAACTAACCGAACATTTCGGTAAACATTCAAAAGATCATGCGTCAAGAAGAGGCTTGATGAAAATGGTTGGTAAAAGAAGAAGATTGCTTGATTACTTAACTAAAAAAGATATCGAAAGATATAGAGCAATCATTAAAGAACTCAATATTAGAAAATAA
- the pnp gene encoding polyribonucleotide nucleotidyltransferase, translated as MNVIRKEVEINGKKLILETGKLAKQADGSVMVRYGDTMVLVTAVAANEAKEDIDFFPLSVEYREKAYAAGKFPGGFFKREGRPTEKEILSSRLIDRPIRPLFPNEFKNETQLIANVYSFDGENDSDVLAAIGASAALHISRIPFLEPIGEVRVVRVEGQFIVNPTIKQTEASDLELTVAGTADSIMMVEGEAKEISEEEFLSALRFAHEEIKKIVQLQHELREACGVEKMTVTTKVYADGLEEDVKKLAYDKYAEVVAMSLEKEERATKNKEINEFVLAELAEKYLEFEKDIKQILHDIEKELMRKQILENKPRLDGRSLTDVRQIWIDLGLLPRTHGSALFTRGETQSLMTLTLGTKGDEQIVDGLQEEYKKRFLLHYNFPPFSVGEVGRMTGVGRREIGHGNLAERSLKFIIPDEATFPYIIRLNSDILESNGSSSMATVCSGTLAMLDGGVPIKTMIAGIAMGLVKEGDSYAVLSDILGNEDHLGDMDFKVAGSEKGITAIQMDIKIQGISFEIMEKALHQAKEGRMHILSIMKESISEPRAAISQYAPTLLFTKINPEKIGSVIGPGGKVIQGIQREYTVDIAIEEDGTVHISGQDKVKAEAAREYIKKLTQEPEIGKTYEAKVIKLQDYGAFVEFLPNIQGLLHISQLDTKRIEKVESVLKEGDKIKVKLIKIENGKFSLSRKALMIDEKKDENVPEESN; from the coding sequence ATGAACGTTATACGTAAAGAAGTTGAAATAAACGGTAAAAAATTAATTTTAGAGACGGGCAAACTAGCAAAACAAGCAGATGGTTCTGTGATGGTACGTTATGGAGACACTATGGTACTAGTTACAGCCGTAGCTGCTAATGAAGCTAAAGAAGATATTGACTTTTTCCCACTATCGGTTGAATACAGAGAAAAAGCCTATGCAGCCGGAAAGTTTCCGGGCGGATTTTTTAAAAGAGAAGGAAGACCAACAGAAAAAGAAATCCTCAGCTCTCGCTTAATTGATCGACCAATAAGACCATTGTTCCCGAATGAATTCAAAAATGAAACACAGTTAATTGCAAATGTTTATTCATTTGATGGTGAAAATGATTCTGATGTTCTTGCAGCAATAGGTGCATCTGCTGCATTGCACATTTCAAGAATTCCATTTCTTGAACCAATCGGTGAAGTTAGAGTGGTTAGAGTCGAAGGTCAATTTATTGTTAATCCCACAATTAAACAGACTGAAGCAAGTGATTTGGAACTTACAGTCGCCGGTACAGCGGATTCGATAATGATGGTTGAAGGTGAAGCGAAAGAAATTTCTGAAGAAGAATTTTTATCAGCTTTACGATTTGCACATGAAGAAATAAAGAAAATTGTTCAGCTTCAACATGAGCTTAGGGAAGCCTGCGGTGTGGAAAAAATGACTGTTACAACAAAAGTCTATGCCGATGGATTGGAAGAAGATGTTAAGAAATTAGCATATGATAAATATGCCGAAGTTGTAGCAATGTCTCTTGAAAAAGAAGAAAGAGCTACAAAAAATAAAGAGATAAATGAATTTGTTCTCGCTGAATTAGCAGAAAAATATCTCGAGTTTGAAAAAGATATCAAACAAATTCTTCACGATATCGAAAAAGAGTTGATGAGAAAACAAATTCTGGAAAATAAACCGAGATTAGATGGCAGATCTCTTACAGATGTAAGACAAATCTGGATTGATTTAGGATTACTTCCAAGAACTCACGGCTCTGCGTTATTTACTCGTGGTGAAACACAAAGTTTAATGACATTAACTTTGGGAACAAAAGGTGATGAACAAATTGTAGACGGATTACAAGAGGAATATAAGAAGAGATTTTTACTTCATTATAACTTCCCGCCATTTAGTGTTGGTGAAGTAGGAAGAATGACCGGTGTTGGAAGACGAGAGATTGGTCATGGCAATCTTGCCGAAAGATCTCTCAAATTTATCATTCCTGATGAAGCAACTTTCCCATATATAATTCGATTGAATTCAGATATACTTGAATCTAACGGATCATCATCGATGGCAACAGTTTGTTCCGGTACTCTCGCTATGTTAGATGGCGGTGTTCCGATCAAAACTATGATTGCCGGTATTGCTATGGGATTAGTAAAAGAAGGTGACAGTTATGCTGTACTTTCTGATATTTTAGGGAATGAAGATCATCTCGGTGATATGGATTTCAAAGTTGCCGGTTCAGAAAAAGGTATAACTGCAATTCAAATGGATATCAAAATTCAAGGTATCTCATTCGAAATTATGGAAAAAGCACTTCACCAAGCTAAAGAAGGCAGAATGCACATTCTTTCAATTATGAAGGAATCAATTTCTGAACCCAGAGCTGCAATTTCGCAATATGCTCCGACATTATTATTCACAAAAATTAATCCTGAAAAAATTGGTTCGGTTATAGGACCTGGTGGAAAAGTTATTCAGGGTATTCAAAGAGAATATACTGTTGATATTGCAATTGAAGAAGACGGAACCGTTCATATTTCCGGTCAAGATAAAGTTAAAGCCGAAGCAGCAAGAGAATATATAAAGAAGCTTACTCAAGAACCTGAAATCGGTAAAACTTACGAAGCAAAAGTAATCAAACTTCAAGATTACGGTGCTTTTGTTGAGTTTTTGCCTAATATTCAAGGATTGCTTCACATTTCTCAGCTTGATACAAAGAGAATCGAAAAAGTTGAATCGGTTCTAAAAGAAGGCGATAAAATAAAGGTTAAGTTGATAAAGATCGAAAACGGTAAATTTAGTTTATCACGAAAAGCATTGATGATTGATGAAAAGAAAGATGAAAATGTGCCTGAAGAAAGTAACTAA
- a CDS encoding Rne/Rng family ribonuclease, producing the protein MRKEIIINSSSSQTRVAITEDGNLVDYFVENPEKRRMVGNIYLGKIARVLPGIRAAFIDIGLKHDAFLHFSDIGDRLEALQSVLDDDDDRDIDDDDDDDAPAKKPHPKQEHSSPKLHKGQDILIQIIKEPVKDKGVRVSSSLSLPGRFCVLLPFDTKIGVSKKISDYRERKRLRRIAREILPDNCGLIIRTAAKDQSEQHLASDLKYLVKTWKTIEEEAKNNKPPYMVYNDVSTTRSVIRDLFTDEVNKIFIDSKKIYKEIRDYVQFIQPELVEKVVLYKDSQSIFEAFKIEEQTKQLMGRKVQLPSGGHIVIEHTEAMIVIDVNSGRYAAKKEQELNSLKTDLEAAREIVRQLRLRDIGGLIVVDFIDLEDDKNRKKIYDELRKEFKKDRAKIAMLPMTDFGLMQITRQRVRENILQSVNEVCPYCLGTGLLTKKSHMIHEIEDWIKKYKHHGKEKKLLLKVHPTLGAKLKEGLFSTLFKLQSKYFIKIKLVEDNKINPQEFHFISASNEKELTESNNE; encoded by the coding sequence ATGAGAAAAGAAATTATAATCAACTCATCCTCTTCTCAAACAAGAGTTGCTATTACCGAAGACGGTAATTTGGTTGACTATTTTGTCGAGAACCCGGAAAAGAGGAGAATGGTTGGCAATATTTACCTCGGTAAAATTGCAAGAGTACTTCCGGGAATTAGAGCTGCGTTTATTGACATCGGTTTAAAACACGATGCCTTTCTTCATTTTTCTGATATCGGAGACAGATTAGAAGCATTGCAATCTGTTTTAGATGATGACGATGATCGTGATATAGATGACGATGATGATGATGATGCCCCGGCAAAAAAGCCGCACCCAAAGCAAGAACACAGCTCACCAAAGTTGCATAAGGGTCAGGACATTCTGATCCAAATCATTAAAGAACCTGTTAAGGATAAAGGAGTTCGAGTTTCTTCGTCCTTAAGTTTACCAGGAAGATTTTGTGTCTTGCTTCCATTCGATACCAAAATTGGTGTGTCAAAAAAAATAAGTGATTATCGTGAAAGAAAACGTCTTCGTAGAATTGCACGCGAAATTTTACCCGATAATTGCGGATTGATTATTCGCACTGCTGCAAAAGATCAATCCGAGCAACATCTTGCTAGTGATTTAAAATATCTTGTTAAAACATGGAAAACCATAGAAGAGGAAGCAAAGAATAATAAGCCTCCTTATATGGTTTATAATGATGTTTCTACCACAAGAAGTGTTATCCGAGATTTATTCACCGACGAAGTAAACAAGATATTTATCGATTCAAAAAAGATTTATAAAGAGATAAGAGATTACGTGCAATTTATACAACCCGAATTGGTTGAAAAAGTTGTTCTCTATAAAGATTCGCAATCAATTTTTGAAGCATTCAAAATAGAAGAACAGACAAAACAACTTATGGGCAGAAAAGTTCAATTACCTTCCGGCGGTCACATCGTAATTGAACATACCGAAGCAATGATAGTAATAGATGTTAACTCGGGAAGATACGCAGCAAAAAAAGAGCAAGAATTAAATTCACTTAAAACAGATTTAGAAGCAGCGCGTGAAATAGTTCGTCAACTTAGATTGCGTGATATAGGAGGCTTAATTGTAGTTGATTTTATTGATCTTGAAGATGATAAAAATCGTAAGAAAATTTATGACGAGCTTCGAAAAGAATTTAAAAAAGATCGTGCAAAAATTGCGATGCTTCCTATGACCGACTTCGGCTTAATGCAAATTACTCGTCAACGTGTTCGAGAAAATATCTTGCAATCTGTAAATGAAGTTTGCCCATATTGCCTTGGTACTGGTTTATTAACCAAAAAATCTCATATGATTCATGAGATCGAAGATTGGATTAAAAAGTATAAACATCATGGTAAAGAGAAAAAGCTTTTATTAAAAGTTCATCCAACTTTAGGCGCAAAATTAAAGGAAGGATTATTTTCGACTCTCTTTAAATTGCAGTCAAAATATTTTATCAAAATAAAATTGGTTGAAGATAATAAAATCAATCCGCAGGAATTCCATTTTATCTCAGCATCAAACGAAAAAGAACTTACAGAAAGTAATAATGAATAA
- the rbfA gene encoding 30S ribosome-binding factor RbfA has product MSIRGEKIEHLIKEELSLIFLHKLQDPEFGLTTITSVKVTPDVRIAKVYFSVFNKENREMMLNKVNELSGFIRGQLAQKVKLRHTPELHFYIDDTIDYVEKMENIFKKLHNDDKQSDE; this is encoded by the coding sequence ATGTCTATACGTGGAGAGAAAATAGAACACCTTATAAAAGAAGAACTAAGTTTAATTTTTCTACATAAACTCCAAGATCCGGAATTTGGTTTAACAACAATTACAAGTGTTAAAGTTACACCGGATGTTAGAATTGCAAAAGTTTATTTCTCTGTTTTCAATAAAGAGAATAGAGAAATGATGTTGAATAAAGTAAATGAATTATCCGGTTTTATACGCGGACAATTAGCACAAAAAGTTAAGTTACGTCATACACCGGAACTCCATTTTTATATTGATGATACTATAGATTATGTAGAGAAGATGGAAAATATTTTTAAGAAATTACACAATGATGATAAGCAAAGCGACGAATGA
- the fsa gene encoding fructose-6-phosphate aldolase, translated as MKFFIDTANIKEIQEAASLGILDGVTTNPSLVAKEGRNFRELLDEIVKIVDGPISAEVVSTDYAGILKEANELAKIHKNIVVKVPLIREGLKAVKTLTEDGIKTNVTLCFSASQALLAAKAGATYISPFVGRLDDISTDGMGLIYDIIQIYENYGFPTQVLVASIRHPLHLVEAAKMGAHVATMPFDVINKLFNHPLTDIGLDKFLSDWKKLNQ; from the coding sequence ATGAAATTTTTTATTGACACAGCAAATATTAAAGAAATTCAAGAAGCTGCATCTCTCGGTATTCTTGATGGAGTGACAACTAATCCATCTCTTGTTGCTAAAGAGGGAAGAAATTTTAGAGAACTCTTGGATGAAATTGTTAAAATAGTTGATGGCCCAATAAGCGCTGAAGTAGTTTCAACTGATTATGCTGGAATATTAAAAGAAGCTAACGAACTTGCAAAAATTCACAAAAACATAGTTGTTAAAGTTCCGCTTATTAGGGAAGGTTTAAAAGCTGTAAAAACCTTAACTGAAGACGGAATAAAAACAAACGTAACACTTTGCTTTTCGGCATCGCAAGCATTGTTAGCCGCAAAGGCAGGTGCAACTTATATCAGCCCTTTCGTTGGTAGACTTGATGACATAAGTACAGATGGAATGGGATTGATCTATGACATAATTCAGATTTATGAAAATTATGGATTCCCAACACAAGTATTAGTAGCAAGTATTCGTCACCCGCTCCATTTGGTCGAAGCGGCAAAAATGGGAGCTCATGTTGCTACAATGCCGTTTGATGTAATTAATAAATTATTCAATCATCCGTTAACGGATATTGGTTTAGATAAATTTTTGAGTGATTGGAAAAAACTTAATCAGTAG
- the infB gene encoding translation initiation factor IF-2, translating to MTEKSKKLRIYKFASEYNLATDTIVDFLKQKGYEVKNHMSLLNDEMIADINDKFKKDIEAAEKHYRKISEFHKKRGDQVKPEESEKVEETEKPSEEKPAESEQEILVEEKQEPIAEETITTEEPKADIKDVEEKVEAPEEEAAIETFKTEGERQLSQKKKGLTVVGKIDLTDKKKQNKEIKEPEEKKVPDTKDADAKPKPVKTPEELEKEQKEASKRKKKKLKAKKRAEDEVDEAPKNKKKKKVKKLDVDKREVEAAIKRTLLSMDESGASARASFKKKKRKEREEEEEKRLEQREIEKSTLHVTEFISVSELANLMSVQVSEVIQKCIEMGIMVSINQRLDVETITLVADEFGFDVAFEDEYKGDVIEEEHDPEDSLIYRPPVVTIMGHVDHGKTSLLDHIRKTNVVAGESGGITQHIGAYRVKLDDGRYITFLDTPGHEAFTAMRARGAKVTDIVVLIVAADDAVMPQTIEAINHAQAASVPIVIAINKIDKPGANPDKIKQQLADRNILVEDWGGKYQCVQISAKSGLNIEELLEKILLEAEVLELKANPDRKARGTIVESQLDKGRGVTATVLIQKGTMRVGDPFVSGNTYGRVRAMFDERNNKIDEAGPAAPALVLGFDSAPQAGDTFIVVDSEREARELGLKRQQLKREQDHRQVRHITLDEIANQISQGGFKELPIVVKGDVDGSVEALSDSLMKLSNNEVAVSVIHKGVGAISEGDVLLAAASSAIIVGFHVRPHINARKLAEQEKVDIRLYNVIYDAINEVKSALEGMLSPVVSEELTATIEVRETFKVPKVGTIAGCYVQEGKITRNTRIRLFRDGIVIYEGELATLKRFKDDVKEVDAGYECGLNIANFNDIKVGDVIEGYKFVETKKKLS from the coding sequence ATGACAGAAAAAAGTAAGAAATTAAGAATTTACAAATTTGCTTCCGAATATAATTTGGCAACAGACACGATTGTTGATTTCCTTAAGCAAAAGGGATATGAAGTTAAAAATCATATGTCTCTTCTTAATGATGAAATGATTGCCGATATCAATGATAAGTTTAAGAAAGACATTGAAGCTGCAGAGAAACATTATCGTAAAATTTCTGAATTCCATAAAAAACGTGGCGATCAAGTAAAACCGGAAGAATCGGAAAAAGTAGAAGAAACAGAAAAACCTTCTGAAGAAAAGCCTGCTGAAAGTGAACAAGAAATTTTAGTTGAGGAAAAACAAGAGCCAATCGCTGAAGAGACTATAACTACCGAAGAACCAAAAGCCGATATTAAGGATGTTGAGGAAAAAGTTGAAGCTCCAGAAGAAGAAGCCGCAATCGAGACTTTTAAGACAGAGGGAGAGCGGCAATTATCACAAAAGAAAAAAGGTCTTACTGTAGTTGGTAAAATTGATCTTACTGACAAGAAGAAACAGAATAAAGAGATCAAAGAACCGGAAGAGAAAAAAGTTCCGGATACAAAAGATGCGGATGCAAAACCAAAACCTGTTAAAACACCCGAAGAACTTGAGAAAGAACAAAAAGAAGCCAGCAAACGTAAAAAGAAAAAATTAAAAGCTAAAAAGCGTGCTGAAGATGAAGTTGATGAAGCACCAAAGAATAAAAAGAAAAAGAAAGTTAAAAAACTTGATGTAGATAAACGTGAAGTTGAAGCTGCAATTAAACGTACACTGTTAAGTATGGACGAAAGTGGAGCAAGTGCAAGAGCCAGCTTCAAGAAGAAGAAAAGAAAAGAAAGAGAAGAGGAAGAGGAAAAACGTTTAGAACAACGTGAAATTGAAAAATCCACCCTACATGTGACCGAATTTATATCGGTTAGTGAATTAGCTAATCTTATGAGTGTACAAGTAAGTGAAGTAATTCAAAAATGCATTGAAATGGGTATAATGGTTTCAATAAATCAAAGACTTGACGTTGAAACAATTACTTTAGTTGCCGATGAATTTGGATTTGATGTTGCATTTGAGGATGAATATAAAGGCGATGTAATAGAAGAAGAACATGATCCAGAAGATTCATTAATATACAGACCTCCCGTTGTTACAATTATGGGTCATGTTGATCACGGAAAAACTTCTTTGCTCGATCATATTCGCAAGACAAATGTGGTTGCCGGTGAATCAGGTGGAATTACACAGCATATTGGTGCTTATAGAGTAAAACTTGATGACGGAAGATATATAACTTTTCTTGACACACCAGGTCACGAAGCATTTACCGCAATGCGTGCCCGTGGTGCTAAAGTTACGGATATTGTTGTGCTTATTGTTGCAGCCGATGATGCAGTTATGCCTCAAACAATTGAAGCAATTAATCACGCGCAAGCCGCAAGCGTTCCGATAGTAATAGCCATCAACAAGATTGATAAACCGGGGGCTAATCCTGATAAAATTAAACAACAGTTAGCCGATAGAAATATTCTTGTTGAAGATTGGGGCGGTAAATATCAGTGTGTTCAAATTTCTGCAAAATCCGGCCTGAATATTGAAGAATTATTAGAAAAAATTCTACTGGAAGCTGAAGTCCTAGAATTAAAGGCCAATCCTGATAGAAAAGCACGGGGAACTATAGTTGAATCTCAATTAGATAAAGGACGCGGTGTTACTGCAACAGTGTTGATCCAAAAAGGAACAATGAGAGTTGGCGATCCTTTTGTTTCTGGCAATACTTATGGACGTGTTCGTGCGATGTTTGACGAAAGAAATAATAAAATTGATGAAGCCGGTCCGGCAGCTCCTGCTCTAGTTTTAGGTTTTGATAGTGCACCTCAAGCCGGTGATACATTTATAGTTGTCGATAGTGAGAGAGAAGCTAGAGAACTTGGATTAAAGCGTCAGCAATTAAAACGCGAACAAGATCATCGACAAGTTAGACACATTACATTGGATGAGATTGCAAACCAAATTAGCCAAGGTGGATTTAAGGAATTGCCAATCGTTGTTAAGGGTGACGTTGATGGATCTGTTGAAGCTTTATCGGATTCGCTGATGAAATTATCAAACAATGAAGTCGCAGTCAGTGTTATTCACAAAGGTGTTGGTGCCATTTCAGAAGGCGACGTTCTGCTTGCAGCAGCATCCTCTGCCATTATTGTAGGTTTCCATGTAAGACCTCATATCAACGCTAGAAAATTGGCTGAACAGGAAAAAGTTGATATCAGACTTTATAATGTAATCTACGACGCAATCAATGAAGTTAAATCTGCTCTTGAAGGTATGTTATCCCCGGTTGTTTCTGAAGAACTTACGGCAACTATTGAAGTACGTGAAACCTTTAAGGTGCCGAAAGTTGGTACAATTGCCGGCTGTTATGTGCAAGAAGGTAAAATTACAAGAAATACTCGAATTAGATTGTTTAGGGATGGAATTGTTATTTACGAAGGTGAACTTGCTACACTCAAACGTTTCAAAGACGATGTTAAAGAAGTTGACGCCGGATACGAGTGCGGACTTAATATTGCTAACTTTAATGATATTAAAGTAGGTGATGTTATTGAAGGTTATAAGTTTGTCGAGACAAAGAAAAAGCTAAGTTAA
- a CDS encoding bifunctional riboflavin kinase/FAD synthetase, with protein sequence MNVFSDRVDKPKLKNTCVTVGTFDGLHIGHKNILDVLINIAKEKQLKSTVVSFDPHPRSVVSNSYEIKILTDVEEKKEILNAFGIDNFYLINFTPEFSNQSSEEFVKNFLIDRLDAKHVVVGHDHKFGKGRGGDADSLTDLGIKYGFEVTSVDAVKQNDEIVSSSKIRNALIEGNVEQANLFLGRSYSLQGEIVTGAKRGRILGFPTANLQMFNASKLIPQNGVYAVGCELNNEKLSGVMNIGYRPTFNDTAELVPEVHLFNFNRMIYGEVLKINFIKRIRAEKKFNSKEELIEQIELDKKKAAEILDVVITN encoded by the coding sequence ATGAATGTTTTTTCTGATAGAGTTGATAAGCCAAAATTAAAAAATACATGTGTTACCGTCGGAACATTTGACGGACTTCATATTGGTCACAAAAACATTTTAGATGTTCTTATAAATATTGCAAAAGAAAAACAATTAAAAAGCACTGTTGTTTCATTTGATCCACATCCAAGAAGTGTTGTGTCAAATAGTTACGAAATAAAAATTCTTACCGATGTTGAGGAAAAGAAAGAGATTCTTAACGCGTTTGGCATCGATAATTTTTATCTGATTAACTTCACCCCCGAGTTTTCTAATCAATCATCGGAAGAATTTGTTAAAAATTTTCTTATTGATAGATTAGATGCAAAACATGTTGTTGTCGGGCATGATCATAAATTTGGAAAGGGAAGAGGCGGGGATGCTGATTCGTTAACGGATTTAGGAATCAAATACGGTTTTGAAGTAACTTCGGTTGACGCTGTTAAACAAAATGATGAGATTGTAAGCAGCAGCAAAATTCGTAATGCATTGATTGAAGGAAATGTTGAGCAAGCTAATTTATTTCTCGGAAGAAGTTATTCATTGCAAGGTGAAATTGTAACCGGTGCAAAAAGAGGAAGAATACTTGGTTTCCCGACAGCTAATTTGCAGATGTTTAATGCCAGTAAATTGATTCCTCAAAATGGTGTTTATGCAGTTGGATGTGAATTGAACAATGAAAAACTAAGCGGTGTAATGAATATTGGTTACAGACCGACATTTAACGATACAGCAGAACTTGTACCTGAAGTTCATCTATTTAATTTCAATAGAATGATATATGGTGAGGTTCTAAAAATAAATTTTATTAAGAGAATTAGAGCAGAAAAAAAGTTTAACTCAAAAGAAGAACTAATTGAACAAATAGAATTAGATAAAAAGAAAGCGGCAGAAATTTTAGATGTAGTAATAACTAATTGA
- the truB gene encoding tRNA pseudouridine(55) synthase TruB: MMISKATNDFSNFDFTNGEVILIDKDLHASSFNVVYKLRKITGIKKIGHAGTLDPLATGLLIICTGKKTKEISHFQDLKKVYSGKIILGKRTASMDAETDVIEEHDTSDITLEKIISVKEAFVGKIEQTPPMYSAVKHKGKSLYKYARKGVEIERNSRSVEIYDFEISNYVNPEIHFRISCSKGTYIRAIANDLGDKLGCGGYLKELRREAIGQYNVDVAFTIKEFEKEFNSITVDK; this comes from the coding sequence ATGATGATAAGCAAAGCGACGAATGATTTTAGTAATTTCGACTTTACGAATGGCGAAGTAATTTTAATTGATAAAGATTTACATGCAAGTTCTTTTAACGTTGTTTATAAACTGCGTAAAATTACCGGAATTAAAAAGATTGGGCATGCCGGTACTTTGGATCCGCTTGCAACCGGGCTTTTAATTATCTGTACCGGAAAGAAGACTAAAGAGATTAGTCATTTCCAAGATTTGAAAAAAGTATATTCCGGAAAAATTATTCTCGGCAAACGTACTGCTTCTATGGATGCAGAGACAGATGTAATTGAAGAACATGATACTTCCGATATTACACTTGAAAAAATTATTTCCGTGAAAGAAGCTTTTGTCGGTAAAATTGAACAAACGCCACCGATGTATTCTGCGGTAAAACATAAGGGTAAATCACTTTATAAGTATGCTCGTAAAGGTGTAGAGATTGAAAGAAATTCAAGATCGGTTGAGATATACGATTTTGAGATTTCCAATTATGTAAATCCCGAAATTCATTTTAGAATTTCTTGTTCGAAAGGAACATACATTAGAGCTATTGCAAATGACCTGGGTGATAAACTTGGCTGCGGCGGTTACTTAAAAGAACTTAGAAGAGAAGCAATCGGTCAATATAATGTCGATGTTGCATTTACAATTAAAGAGTTCGAAAAAGAATTTAATTCTATTACGGTTGATAAGTAA
- a CDS encoding tRNA-dihydrouridine synthase, giving the protein MLIGNVDLTKRLLLAPMADISDESFRAIARKYGVGLTFTQMVSAKGVLENEFETLRYLAFHKNEKPIGVQILGNDPEIIKSSVKEIIKYKPDVIDLNCGCPVEKVVKYSMGACLMNSRPLLGKIISEMKKAAGDVMISAKFRLGDDEKNISVIDNAKVAEDNGASFVTVHTRYRKDKYDQAAKWELLSKIKQSVKIPVVGNGSIFSADDAIRMKEQTGVDSVMVARGALGNPFIFSRFNSIIENNIDPGLPTILTVKETVLEHIKLLKIEYGELRALNFIKKNIIWYYKNYIGINELIDSLMKLNSIESILDLVDDHTEKILDQKYPEENLQAVQQKFRMKVLFWLVKEPVYTESFG; this is encoded by the coding sequence ATGCTAATAGGTAACGTTGATCTAACAAAAAGATTGCTCCTAGCACCAATGGCAGATATTTCGGATGAATCATTCCGGGCTATTGCCAGAAAATATGGTGTAGGTTTAACATTTACTCAGATGGTAAGCGCAAAAGGAGTGCTCGAAAATGAATTTGAAACACTTCGCTACTTAGCTTTCCACAAAAATGAAAAACCTATCGGTGTACAAATTTTAGGTAACGATCCCGAGATAATTAAATCATCTGTAAAAGAAATTATTAAATATAAACCGGACGTAATTGATCTTAACTGTGGTTGTCCGGTTGAAAAAGTCGTTAAATACAGTATGGGTGCTTGTTTAATGAATTCGCGCCCTTTACTTGGCAAAATTATTTCTGAAATGAAAAAGGCAGCCGGTGATGTGATGATATCTGCCAAATTCAGATTGGGAGATGACGAAAAGAATATATCCGTAATCGACAACGCAAAAGTTGCTGAAGATAACGGGGCATCTTTTGTTACTGTTCATACAAGATATAGAAAAGATAAATATGATCAAGCAGCTAAGTGGGAGCTGCTTTCCAAAATTAAACAATCAGTAAAAATTCCGGTTGTGGGAAACGGTTCAATCTTCTCAGCCGATGATGCGATTAGGATGAAAGAACAAACCGGGGTTGATTCAGTTATGGTTGCACGAGGTGCATTAGGTAATCCGTTTATTTTTTCAAGATTTAATTCCATAATCGAAAATAATATTGACCCGGGATTACCAACAATATTAACTGTAAAAGAAACAGTTTTAGAACATATCAAGTTGCTGAAAATTGAGTACGGTGAACTCCGAGCTTTAAATTTTATAAAGAAAAATATTATTTGGTATTACAAAAACTATATCGGGATAAATGAACTTATAGATTCATTAATGAAATTAAATTCAATAGAGTCAATTCTTGACTTAGTTGATGATCATACAGAGAAAATACTCGATCAAAAGTATCCCGAAGAAAATTTACAAGCAGTTCAACAAAAATTTAGAATGAAGGTGCTCTTTTGGTTGGTAAAAGAACCTGTATATACGGAGTCCTTCGGTTGA